A window from Chloracidobacterium sp. encodes these proteins:
- a CDS encoding glycosyltransferase family 4 protein has product MSRSAGRANPLRVLYLLDSLNRGGVETLTLATCQNAATVGIEAYVAGFGDGNFADAFHALPRSFFHRRRAPFDPRLAGWLRRLIQTQAIDLIHANQAVEALHAWWARRGLPAKLVLTLHNLAYDAKNRRALNFLLPRVDAVTVVSEAARSRHEADGMLRLDCAQRVAVIPNGVPDPARPAASAADAPATGPILGMIANFTPIKDHATLCRALPEVFQRRPTAQCVFVGAAQDERLYREARAICARGGLLHRVHFWGARPAADVLPKLDVFVLSSHSDTFGLALVEAMLAGVPCAASDIPALREVTADGTAAALFRAGDSVDCARVLNQLLDDLPYRRTLAARGQAHARRRYTLAAYLNRLRDFYDRVIAL; this is encoded by the coding sequence GTGAGCCGCAGCGCCGGACGAGCCAATCCCCTGCGTGTTTTGTATCTGCTCGACTCGCTCAACCGGGGCGGCGTCGAGACATTGACGCTGGCGACCTGCCAAAACGCAGCCACCGTCGGGATTGAAGCTTATGTCGCCGGTTTTGGTGACGGGAACTTCGCCGACGCCTTTCACGCTCTGCCTCGGTCGTTTTTCCACCGCCGGCGCGCGCCGTTTGACCCTAGGCTCGCTGGCTGGCTGCGTCGTCTCATCCAAACGCAGGCCATTGACCTCATTCATGCCAACCAAGCCGTCGAGGCGCTCCATGCGTGGTGGGCGCGGCGCGGCCTGCCGGCCAAGCTTGTCCTCACGCTCCATAACCTTGCCTACGACGCCAAAAACCGCCGGGCGCTCAACTTCCTGCTGCCGCGCGTGGACGCCGTAACGGTCGTCTCCGAAGCCGCACGAAGCCGGCATGAAGCCGACGGCATGCTTCGCCTCGACTGCGCCCAGCGGGTGGCGGTCATCCCCAACGGCGTCCCCGATCCGGCTCGGCCGGCGGCTTCTGCAGCGGACGCTCCCGCAACCGGGCCGATACTCGGCATGATTGCCAACTTTACCCCCATCAAGGATCACGCCACGCTGTGCCGGGCGCTGCCGGAGGTTTTCCAGCGCCGGCCGACGGCGCAGTGCGTGTTTGTCGGGGCGGCGCAGGACGAACGACTCTACCGTGAGGCGCGCGCCATCTGTGCGCGCGGCGGCCTCCTGCACCGCGTTCATTTTTGGGGCGCGCGTCCGGCCGCCGACGTGTTGCCGAAGCTGGATGTGTTTGTTCTTTCTTCACACAGCGACACCTTCGGGTTGGCGCTGGTGGAAGCCATGCTAGCCGGCGTCCCTTGCGCCGCCTCGGACATTCCCGCCCTGCGCGAAGTCACTGCCGACGGTACCGCTGCCGCGCTCTTTCGCGCCGGGGATTCGGTGGACTGCGCGCGCGTCCTCAACCAGTTGTTGGACGACCTGCCCTACCGCCGTACGCTGGCCGCGCGTGGACAAGCGCATGCGCGCCGACGCTATACTCTGGCGGCGTACCTCAACCGACTACGCGATTTTTACGACCGGGTGATTGCCCTGTGA
- a CDS encoding protein kinase, with amino-acid sequence MIGTYLLHYKLLKKIGEGGQGEVYQAEDTRLRRIVAIKILPAELVADEKTRKRFLREAQLASALDHPNICTVYEINEDRGLHFIVMQYLEGKRLKQMVRGRALDVESTLSIAVQLADALAAAHERGIIHRDVKATNIIVNDRGQAKILDFGLAKATTKTIGDESVMELTQAGVPFGTAGYMSPEQARGGTIDARSDIFSLGIVIYEMATGRLPFQGKSSVDVMHAIMHEPLPPLSAFNPAAPERLQAILEKATAKEVTARYQTMREFQAELKQLLRAVQMQTGQPLTDDSLLPMVAPRHERSNWLTGGVVGRLISRLRGTADRPPTNQPTVQPAATPRPAEPAEKKTEDIADKGQGLRDSMPSSWRTSDKRSIAILPFRNLSGDPQTDFYSFSLADSVITELAGLKSIVVRPSSYMAKYQGRDLDPIYVGNELQVDAIMTSAYVKSGHRMRVTPQLIDVHTGEILWSDKIDLDAQDLITLQDTLAQKICEELRVRISPTEQERIAKPTTRNAEAFEYYLRGRNQLQRFRQTMLKDDFSAATEMFENALACDPNFALAHSGMGLCYVEYVLKGIGGALYFERAAERFRQALALDDSLIEPQINMVYYYLLKGEKARAREQVRRMLAIAPNDPAAHNTAAYLHRWDGLYGPALAEYEACLRLDPTDFVRVSYNRARIAMYQGHYEEALEYLDGALFVEPNHPFASMVLGQVLYYQGRYAESARTFRELFERNPDLHAFRPIYGLGFVIEGQPDRARALINDAVREIANADGDAAYWLATLYAALGDDEDALYWLRRAIALGNENYPWFISNPDWARLRETPAFQAIIEPVRQSWEQLMQPFLGSAAASPTAGNATA; translated from the coding sequence ATGATTGGCACCTACCTGCTCCACTACAAGCTCCTCAAAAAAATCGGTGAAGGCGGGCAAGGCGAAGTCTATCAAGCTGAGGACACCCGCTTGCGGCGTATCGTCGCCATCAAAATCCTGCCGGCTGAATTGGTCGCCGACGAAAAAACCCGTAAGCGCTTCCTCCGTGAGGCTCAGCTGGCCTCCGCTCTCGACCACCCTAACATCTGCACCGTTTACGAAATCAACGAAGACCGTGGCCTGCATTTCATCGTCATGCAGTACCTCGAAGGCAAACGCCTCAAGCAGATGGTTCGCGGACGCGCGCTCGATGTGGAAAGTACACTCTCCATCGCCGTCCAGCTGGCCGACGCTCTGGCCGCCGCCCATGAACGCGGCATCATTCACCGTGATGTCAAGGCCACCAACATCATTGTTAACGACCGCGGTCAAGCGAAAATTCTTGACTTCGGCCTCGCCAAGGCGACGACCAAGACGATTGGGGATGAGTCGGTCATGGAACTGACACAAGCCGGCGTCCCTTTCGGTACGGCGGGCTACATGTCGCCAGAACAAGCGCGTGGCGGCACAATTGACGCCCGCTCCGACATCTTTTCCCTTGGCATTGTCATTTATGAGATGGCCACCGGACGTCTCCCCTTCCAAGGGAAGAGCAGCGTGGACGTCATGCATGCCATCATGCACGAACCCCTGCCGCCATTGTCCGCCTTTAACCCGGCTGCGCCGGAACGGTTACAGGCCATTCTCGAAAAGGCGACGGCTAAGGAGGTCACGGCGCGCTACCAGACCATGCGCGAGTTCCAAGCGGAGCTCAAGCAACTGCTGCGCGCGGTGCAAATGCAAACCGGCCAACCGTTGACGGATGACTCCCTGCTGCCGATGGTCGCCCCGCGCCATGAGCGCAGCAATTGGCTCACCGGCGGCGTCGTCGGCCGCCTCATCAGCCGTCTGCGCGGAACCGCCGACCGTCCACCGACCAATCAGCCGACTGTGCAACCGGCGGCGACGCCCCGCCCAGCCGAACCGGCCGAGAAAAAAACCGAAGACATTGCTGACAAAGGGCAAGGACTACGCGATTCGATGCCCAGCTCGTGGCGGACCTCCGATAAACGCTCCATCGCCATTCTCCCGTTCCGTAACCTCAGCGGCGACCCCCAGACCGACTTCTACAGCTTTTCGCTCGCTGACAGCGTGATCACCGAACTAGCCGGCCTCAAATCCATCGTCGTGCGTCCGTCAAGCTACATGGCGAAGTACCAAGGACGCGACCTTGATCCGATTTATGTCGGCAACGAGCTGCAGGTGGACGCGATTATGACGAGCGCCTATGTCAAGTCCGGGCACCGGATGCGCGTGACGCCGCAGCTGATTGATGTCCACACGGGCGAGATTCTCTGGAGCGACAAGATTGACCTCGACGCGCAGGACCTCATCACGCTCCAAGATACGCTGGCGCAGAAAATCTGCGAGGAACTGCGTGTCCGCATTAGCCCGACCGAGCAAGAACGCATCGCCAAACCGACGACCCGCAACGCGGAGGCGTTTGAGTACTACCTACGCGGGCGTAACCAGTTGCAGCGGTTCCGCCAGACCATGCTCAAGGACGACTTCAGCGCGGCGACGGAAATGTTTGAAAACGCTCTAGCCTGTGACCCCAACTTCGCGCTGGCGCACTCCGGAATGGGGCTGTGTTATGTCGAGTATGTCCTGAAGGGGATTGGTGGAGCGCTGTACTTCGAACGCGCCGCCGAACGTTTCCGACAGGCGCTGGCGCTGGATGACTCGCTTATCGAGCCGCAAATCAACATGGTCTACTACTACCTGCTGAAGGGCGAGAAGGCGCGCGCCCGCGAGCAGGTTCGCCGGATGCTGGCCATTGCGCCTAACGACCCGGCCGCCCACAACACGGCTGCGTATTTGCACCGGTGGGACGGGTTGTACGGCCCGGCCCTCGCCGAATACGAGGCCTGTTTGCGGCTTGATCCGACGGATTTCGTCCGGGTTTCCTACAACCGCGCGCGCATTGCCATGTACCAAGGACACTACGAAGAAGCCCTTGAGTACCTTGACGGGGCGCTGTTTGTCGAACCCAATCACCCCTTTGCCTCGATGGTGCTTGGGCAGGTGCTCTACTACCAAGGACGCTACGCTGAATCAGCCCGTACGTTCCGGGAACTCTTTGAGCGTAACCCCGACCTGCATGCTTTTCGTCCAATCTACGGGCTTGGCTTTGTCATTGAAGGCCAGCCGGATCGCGCCCGCGCCCTCATCAACGACGCCGTCCGCGAGATTGCCAACGCTGATGGGGACGCCGCCTACTGGTTGGCGACGCTTTACGCCGCGTTAGGCGACGACGAAGACGCCCTCTACTGGCTGCGCCGTGCCATCGCGCTCGGTAATGAGAACTACCCGTGGTTTATCTCGAATCCTGATTGGGCGCGACTCCGCGAAACGCCTGCATTTCAAGCGATTATTGAACCCGTCCGGCAAAGCTGGGAGCAACTGATGCAACCTTTCCTTGGCTCGGCGGCCGCGTCGCCAACCGCCGGCAACGCCACGGCGTGA